In the genome of Planococcus donghaensis, the window GAATACTCAGCTCTTGTTGTCGGTTCTCCTGGACGGAATGTTTTATCTGGGTAGCCAGTAGTAATACCATTCTCAAATAAACCTGAGATATAGCCTTTTGACCAATGACTGGCTTTTACATCACTGAAGTGGTTTTTGTCGCTTGATTGCAACTCGTATGCAATACTGATGACTTTCGCCATTTCAGCACGTTTTAACACATCATTTGGTGCAAAGGTACCGTCTGGATTCCCAGTGAACAACCCTGCTTTTGAAACGGCTGCAATGTAGTTTTTGCCCCAGTGCTTGTCTGAAACGTCCTTATAACCAGATGGTACGTCTTCAATTGGCAAGTCGAGTGCGATTGCTAACATTTTCGCTGCTTCTGCACGCGTCGTATTCTTTTGGGGCTGGAAGCTTTCGTTTGGATAACCAGTAATCACCTGCCTACTTGCTAAGTATATTACTTCTTCATATGCCCAATGAGAAATTTTAAAATCTGTATATTTAACATTTAAGACATTAGTATATTTATTAGCAACGAAATTCCCAAAAGCATCCGATACCCTAATTCTCATTTCTGCATTAGCTTCCTGAACTGGAATAGGCACACTAAATTTCCCCTCAGCGTTAGTTTGAGCTTTCCCTAGTCCATTACTACCAACAGAAATAGTAACAAAACTACCTGCTGGAGCCATTCCGATAACATTTTCCGAAGTATTAGTTACCGGTTCAAAGGTAGGTGCCATTGATACTTCTGTGCCTGATAAATATTGATAATTTGCTATTTTAATTTCTCCTTTTATATTTTTAAGAGATCTTACTGCAATTCCATCTTTAATATTTTTTATAGAATCTACAAAAATACTAATAGGATTTTCATTATGTCTAAAGTTATTTAGATAAATTTTAAAACCTGTTCCTTGGTTGTTATCTGTCTTCAAGTTAATAATCTTAATATCTTTAAGAAATTGTGTTGAATTATTAGGCTCAATGTCAATGCCACTTTGTGGTGAAATCCCATTGGTATTAGTTATAGTTGCATTTATTATCTCCAATTTTTTTACTGATACAACAGTAATACCCTGTCTTCTATTATTATCAAAATTAGAATTGTTAATTTTAATATTCTCACTGTAATTTTTCTTTGATGTATTACCTATGTATATTCCATCTCCCCAAGAATCAGAAATACTTACGTTTTCAATGTTAATATCTTGTGCTCCTCTAATGCTTATCCCAACCCCCCATTCTCCCAAACTACTAGTATGTTCACTTCTGTCGCCTACTATACTAACTTGCCCAGTTATATTAACATTTTTCACATTATGAATTTTAACTATTTCATACCTTTCAGCTGAATTAGGTATAGCTTTTAAAATTGCACCTTGTTCAAATTCTAGTGTTATATTATCTCTTAAAGTTATTGATTTAGTTGAATCTATTAAATATTCTCCCTTATTGAAATAAACTACACCGCCACCTTTACTACTTTGAAAGTCAATAGCATTCTGGATAAATTGTGTATCATCCATCTTATCATTACCATAACTACCGAAATCCTTCACATTTACCAATGTTGTAGCTGTAGCTAGATTTAAAGTGCTAGTTGAAAATATTAAAAACAAAAAAAGAAAAAAACACCATTTATACATGTATTTGAATTTTATATTAATAATAAATACCCCCTTTTTTATAAAAATTTAACATTTTTAATATATATCATTTTTCCTATTCCTGCAAGTTAAATTAAATCTGAGGAAATCTTGCTAACAGTTCATTTGAGAATCAGATTACCTTGAAAGATATTATTAGAATAAGCAATACTATATTTTCTTACAAAGCAGATTAAAATATACCCATTCACATATTTGCTGATTAAAGAACTGAATATGGTTTAATTGACTCTCAATCATGCCATTACTCTAAGAATAAATTAAAGCTGTCAACACCGGTTTATTCTCTCCATTTTTGGCGGAATGAACTTCCTCACTTGAGCTATTTTGCAAGCGGAGCAGCCGGATAAATTTTAGCTATTTTTTCTTATAGATGATAGGAATCGCCTTTGATATTAAAGGTCATCGAGTATTGAATCAAACGTTCCAGAATGACTGTGGCCAAGACTCCGTCAAAGGGAGAGCCACCGGTTGAATTTAGAGTGACTCAGTAAAATGAGACAAGGAAAAAGCACCCCCAACGTCGTATGTAGGATAAACGACAAACTGGAGGTATTTTTCTGTATATGTTCAAAAAAGCGATTCTATCCGGAGGAAATAAAACAAGAGGTCATTCAGATGAAATTGAGCGGGGACTATACCAATGCCGAAATCATGGAGGTCCACCAAATTAAAAATGTGACGCAGATTAAGAGGTGGATGCAGTGGTACCAAGAAGGCGAAGTACATCGACTCGCTCAGTCTATTGGAAAACAATACAGCTTCAATGCGGAGTTGAGTGAAATCGATGAATTGCGGAAAAAAGTACTGTATTACGAAATAAAAGAGGAACTGATGGGAAAGTATCGCGAACTGGAAAGGAGGTGGAACCGGCCCTCTTCCTAGAGTTGGTGGACTTGTTTAAAGTGAAACATTCCATCACGATGATCTGTGAATGCATAGGCTTCCCTCGCTCCACTTATTATCGTTGGTGCCATAAAGAGGTCGGGATGACCGAGGTAGAAAAAGAAATTCTCGCCATCTGTGAACAACTGAAATTCCGTGTCGGTCATCGAACGGTGAAAGGCCTGTTGAAAAATAACGGCACCAAGTTGAATCGGAAGACGGTGCAGCGGATTATGCAGAAATATAATCTCCAGTGACGAGTCAAACCAAAGAGAGCGAAGCAAATGGCGGGAGAAAGCAACCTAATCATCCCTAATTTATTGGAACAAAATTTCAAAGCAGACGCTCCCAATCAAAAATGGGTGACGGATATTACGTATCTCCCTTTCGGGGAGAGCATGCTTTACTTATCGACGATTCTGGATTTGTATAATAACGAGATAATTGCCTACAAAGTCAGTGATACACAAAATGCCCAGCTTGTGCTGGATACGCTGGAAATGGCTTGCCAGAAACGGAATACGGCCGGAACCATTCTGCACAGTGATCAAGGTGCCCAGTACACATCATGCGCATTTCAACTGACGACAAAAGAAAACGGCATTATCACCAGCATGTCCCGTAAAGGAAACTGCTTTGATAATGCCGTCATCGAATCCTTCCACTCCTCGCTAAAGTCGGAAGAATTCTACATCCTGAAAAGGGTGCACCTAACCAATGCCATTGTACAACAAAAAGTGGAAGATTACATGTATTATTACAACTACATCTGACCGTTCCAAAAATTAAACTGCCATTCCCCGATTGAGTATCGGATAATGGCAGCCTAGGTGCTTTTTCTAATGTCTCAAATCACTAGGTCAGTTCAATTTTATCCGGCGGCTCTCTTCTATGCATTCACTGGTCTGATTCTCCGCAACTCGTGGCTCAAAACTCCGCACAAGTGGCTTTTTTTATCCGCAATACTCATTCATGGCCGTAGCCCGTATTTAATGTAAATTAGTGTTGACCATCAATATATGTTCACTATAATTTTATTAACTAAGAACTTAAAAACTCTGATTTTAAAAGATACTTTGAAATCAGAGTTTTAATTATTTATTATATGCTACTAGATATTATCCGATCCGATTCCGACTGAAATCTGAAACATTTTTAATGATATAATCATTTTTGCAATATAAAGAAAGTATCGTTTCAATTAACCATTTATATACATAACTTCAGTACAATTTAAAAGAACTCGATAAAAAAAAGAAAATATATTAATAACTATTTACTTCAAAAGGGTGAAACGTTCTTAGAAGCCATTGCATTCTTTAAAAAGGTTGATCTTTATATA includes:
- a CDS encoding S-layer homology domain-containing protein; protein product: MYKWCFFLFLFLIFSTSTLNLATATTLVNVKDFGSYGNDKMDDTQFIQNAIDFQSSKGGGVVYFNKGEYLIDSTKSITLRDNITLEFEQGAILKAIPNSAERYEIVKIHNVKNVNITGQVSIVGDRSEHTSSLGEWGVGISIRGAQDINIENVSISDSWGDGIYIGNTSKKNYSENIKINNSNFDNNRRQGITVVSVKKLEIINATITNTNGISPQSGIDIEPNNSTQFLKDIKIINLKTDNNQGTGFKIYLNNFRHNENPISIFVDSIKNIKDGIAVRSLKNIKGEIKIANYQYLSGTEVSMAPTFEPVTNTSENVIGMAPAGSFVTISVGSNGLGKAQTNAEGKFSVPIPVQEANAEMRIRVSDAFGNFVANKYTNVLNVKYTDFKISHWAYEEVIYLASRQVITGYPNESFQPQKNTTRAEAAKMLAIALDLPIEDVPSGYKDVSDKHWGKNYIAAVSKAGLFTGNPDGTFAPNDVLKRAEMAKVISIAYELQSSDKNHFSDVKASHWSKGYISGLFENGITTGYPDKTFRPGEPTTRAEYSVFLARAKNKKFR